One region of Choristoneura fumiferana chromosome 3, NRCan_CFum_1, whole genome shotgun sequence genomic DNA includes:
- the LOC141426192 gene encoding uncharacterized protein: MQFEYDPERLIEEVKKRPGIWDFDNVEYRTKNTRHKLWNEVVNELLQTNVKVSKSEMRELELQLQKKWKSIRDCFQKYIANPARTRRPYLYCKQLQFLLKDQEMPPEATATSDSDDGPRFTMKKRKIWKPKAHAPKDDEGTTEEEENFDYDDVRSNNSNDDEITVEVPLPKSSKGKPPVDEFVFANVDLQPTKDGEDPDKLFFLSLLPHFKAIPEEFRLNVKMELMQVLQNAHYNTVRDHKLI, encoded by the exons ATGCAGTTCGAGTACGACCCAGAGCGTTTGATTGAAGAGGTGAAGAAACGCCCAGGGATATGGGACTTCGACAATGTCGAGTACAGGACGAAGAATACGCGACACAAGCTATGGAATGAAGTTGTCAACGAGCTGTTGCAGACAAACGTGAAGGTGTCGAAAAGCGAGATGAGAGAGCTAG aaCTACAACTGCAGAAGAAATGGAAGAGCATTCGAGACTGTTTCCAAAAATACATAGCGAACCCAGCAAGAACTCGTCGTCCGTACTTATACTGTAAGCAACTCCAGTTCCTTCTTAAAGATCAAGAAATGCCGCCTGAGGCCACCGCTACCAGCGATTCCGACGACGGTCCACGGTTCACAATGAAGAAACGGAAAATATGGAAGCCTAAGGCGCATGCACCTAAAGATGATGAGGGAACCACTGAGGAAGAAGAAAACTTCGATTATGATGACGTAAGATCAAACAATTCCAATGACGATGAAATAACTGTTGAAGTTCCCCTCCCTAAATCATCTAAGGGCAAACCTCCTGTAGACGAATTCGTGTTTGCCAATGTCGATCTTCAACCGACAAAAGATGGAGAAGATCCCGATAAACTGTTCTTCTTGTCTCTTTTACCACATTTTAAAGCAATACCGGAGGAGTTCCGTCTTAACGTAAAAATGGAACTGATGCAGGTGTTGCAGAATGCTCATTATAATACTGTTAGAGATCACAaattgatttaa